The genomic window taaatgtatatacaataccagtcaaaagtttggacacaccttcccattcagtTGAGTCCCAAtatttgactggtactgtatcaaattccttttttatttcttttattgtctttataaaAGGACTTAGATTCCCAGATTGAAATATTGGAACCTGTTGAAGTTTGATTAATGTCAATTTTATGATTAGCAAGCTGATTAGGTCAAGCAAAGTGTACTAGATCTTAACTCCACTTACAGTATTAACAATCTGATTGAAGGGACTGATGGTAATATTGTACAATAAGGTAGCAGCTTCATAGGTAGCAGCTATGAAGGTAGCAGCTTCATAGCAATACTtgctcatcattatttttacattgtcaaaatattatttttgacttggcttgttttactgtatttatggtGGATTCATTCAACGTATTTGACTGATAATAAAGTGCTGCCATTTCGTGCATGCTCAAACCTTGTGTAACTGTCACCAGAGGAGTTGTGAAATTTCTTATTGAAAGAGGAATAGAAATATTTGCCAATCTAGACCTATGCAATACCTTCAATACTATATTAACTCTAAAACTATGTTAGAAAAGATATATTCTAGCTTCAGATCAGTTTTGCTTGCAGGGATACAGAGACACCACAGTTTGTGTCCAGCTTCAAGTGGACATTGGCAAGAATGGAGTTGTCTTCTATTTTTATAAAACTCTCTGGAAATATGTAACTTACATTCAGATGTTGATTCAAACAGTCAACACCAGAACACCACTGAAAACATGAGAGGTGCTACAAAGGgtgtaatgtaatataaatagTATAAAGGGTACAGTTAGGGTATAATGTAGTACTATAGTGTATCCACGTAGTTCATCTATCAGTTAAGACACTGtatggtttttaaaaattgtaaaaatcaagtttgttttattaCCACATGATTAGACTGGTGGAATTAATCTCAGTATAGATGGAATAGCtgtaaaaatacataacatacaACACTACTGCAAACAGTAGCTTACACAGCTCCACGTACCGTACAATACAATTAGACCAACTTTTGTGTATTCATCAACTGTACGGCTTTGGGGAAGAAGCTCCGGTTAAGGCGTTCTGTCCTGTCTCCTTGTGATCTGTTCCTTCTGCCAGAAGGGAGATACTGAAACAGATGGTGAGCTGGGTGGAGAGGGTCATCCGTGATCTTGATAGCTTGTGAGATGGTATGCTGTGCGTATATGGAGTCCAGTGTGCGGAGTTACAACCTATCACCTATCTTTGATGCTCTGGTGATAATTCTATCCATTTTCTTTAATATGTGCTTATATGTGTTTCCGTACTAGACAGTAATCGATAGTGACAGGATCCTCTGGATTATGGCTGTGTAAAAATTGGACCAGTAGACCTTTCCTGACCATACACACTGATTAATCAGGATTTTGACTGTATTGTAATTGACCTAGCAGTTGTTTTACAACtcatagttgttgttttttttcatttttacctcAGTATTCCATGAGTACAGTACAACTTTGATGCAATTTCACTGTTCATCAACTTCTTTACAAAGTTTTCAGCTGCCTTGACATCTACCTAGTATTGAGTAcgataaaatgtatgtaaaacctGAGACGGCAGATATAGAATGCAAATACctcaaaaggaaatgaaaaataaacaggcAAGACAagagggggtggggtgggggacCCCATGTGTTTTGAAATTTTTGAGGAAATCTGATTGAAAGAGCAATCGGTACATATGCCAACCAAGGCCTGTGCAATACTTTCAGTAGTAATATTACATCTAAAAACATGTTAGAAAAAATGTAATCCTGCTTcagatctgtttttgtttgcaggGACAGATTTACAGAGGCACCACAGTTTGTGTGCAGCTTCAAGTGGATAGCGGAAGAAAGGGAGTTGCCTTCCATTTCATAAAACTCTTTGGCAACCCTAAATGATTGTCAGATGCTGCTCGGACATTCTTGCAACATAATGTATTATGTAACCTACATCCAAATGTTGATTAAAATGGTCAACACAAGAGCACCAACACAGTAAAAGTGTGAGGTAATGTAGTGCTATACTGTATCTACAGCACATATACATTATGTATCTCATCTATGAATGAAGACAATGTCTGGTTttagaaaatgtgacaaaactTATTTTAATCACAATGCATAAACAGCCAAAGTTTATGCAAAAGGGTTTATGGGCTTCTAAAGATAGAAGTGCATGCTGCTTGTGTCCCCGCCTCgatgacaaaacacatttgtccTCCACACATTAAGCTATATTAACCTGTCAGGATTTGATCAGAGTTATTTCTGCTGCAGACACATCCTCACCTGACTGGAGAGCTTTGAGAAAGGTACTGTACCTTTGTTATTCTCAGAGTTTCATATTTGTAGCATGATATGAATCCACAAGGTagaaataagaccataaaaatatcagattttggATGGATGAAGTATAAGAATGATTatgttataatttatttaatgtgttttcttcaaTAAGGTTGGCTGATGCTCTTTTGCAGTAACACACTGTTAAGAGTTTGGTAGAATAATAGAGGTATAATAACAAGGACGGACTGAGTCAATAAATGGACAGAAAACATGGTTCACATTCAGTGGAAGCAATCACCAGCAGACAGAGAACTCTTAATAAGAATGGTCTTAAAGTTATAGAGAggtgaaatattttgatttttagatGGCATTGCACATTTTTCCATGAGATCACTGCTTTACTACAGTAAAGGCGGTTTTTACTAAATCAGGTCTGGTTTGGGGCTCATGGAGCATCAAATAGTCACAGGAGCTGCAGCGCCACAACAGCGGAAATGAGATATAAAATGGAGTTTTGCCTACAAGGGCTTTGTAGAAATAAGTACTTGTGGTTACTATGTCTCTATGACAGGGAAGCCCAACCAATTTTATCATATTGTATGCAGTGGTGAGTGCTGTAATTATCACTAGAGATGAACCTGAGGgccccagaggcagcagcaTGTGGATATATGACATCCCCAAAATCCATAACTGAGAGAAAAACCTCAATCCTCTTTTACTACCCAAAGggaagctgctgtttctgtacAAGTCAAGCTTCAGTCACAGTTTATCAATAAGGTACATGATAATGAATTGTAACAAACCCAGAGTggagtatgtactgtatattatagtAATTACTGCATGTCTTTGGATCTGGAGAAAagaattaattttgtttttgccagTAGTGTTTGTGGGAATGTTTTCTACATGCTTAAATTTGTTTCATTAGTCATGACTAACATGCCAAAAAGTGTTTCGTAATTTCTAAAGAAATCTgataaagagtaaaaaacagGAAGCTGATAAAAAGAACATTTGCGATCATAGACCTGTGAAATGCCAGTAGTACTGTACTATATCTACAAAAGCACTGAAAGATCTTTTGCAGCAACAACCTGTTTAGAGTTTAGTGGAATAATAAAACAAGGAAGGAGTCAATAAAATGGACAGGAAATAGAAAAGGTTCAGGTTCAGAGGAAGCAATCACCAGCAGACAGAGAACTCTTAATAAGAATGGTGTTAAAGTTATAGAGaggtaaaatattttgatttttagatggcattgcacatttttccacattttttactAAATCAGGTCTGGTTTGGGGCTCATGGAGCATCAGACAATCACTGGAGCTAATTAAGTATGGGCCAGAGCACTACAAATGGCAGGAATGAGAAAATGGCACTTTACCAAAAAGGACAATCTCATTTACATAAATAGTGAGCAGAACAGGCCCCAAAAGTGATGCCTGCGGACACCCTTGGTAATAGTCAGGAAGTGAGATTTGGGCATTCCTGccttaataaaaatattaatgaaattaaataaaaattggTATGCTGTTTGTAGGTGGATTTTCACTGTAGACTAATGATTATGTTGAACTAAGTTGAGACTTGCACAGAAAGTTGAGAATCATTCTTCACCTTTTCTTCAAACACTTTGTTGGAACAAGAAAATAggtttaatgaaataataataataaataatgaagtaaCCATTTGGACTGTCAACAGAGGAATTTCCTACAACTTTGCATAGTTGAAGTCAAATCTTTGTGAAAAGCAGATTCATAGGCTATTTTTAAGAGCTAAATTCATTTTGAAGTGTGGGttgagatagatagataaatagctAGTTACATAGATATAGATGAGGgggaaattacatttattcttCCTTTTACTGTTGCAGGTCTCAAGACAATGATGGACATGACTGCTACACCTTCCATTGACACCAATGTATGTGAAGAAAATGGCTCTTTTAATAACACCTATGCTGGTCTGAAAAAGTCTCTCAACATCATGTCTGTCGTTATCTACTCCCTGGATTTCATTCTGGGAGTGCTCGGAAATGGAGTGGTTATCTGGGTGACTGGGttcaagatgaagaaaaaagtgaacaCAGTTTGGATCCTCAACCTTGCCGTGGCTGACTTCCTCTTCACAGCTTTCCTTCCTTTTAATGTGATATACACAGCTTTCGGTTTCCACTGGCCTTTCGGCAAGTTCATGTGCAAACTGGACAACACAGTAAGGTTTCTGAACATGTTTGTCAGCGTCTACATTCTGGTAGTGATCAGCATGGACAGATATGTGTCTGTGGTGTGGCCTGTCTGGGCCCAGAACCACCGAAGTGTATGCAAGGCGTCCTGTGTGAGTCTGGGTGTTTGGGTACTGGGTCTGATACTCAGCCTTCCATCTTTCATTTTCAGGGACATTGTGCGATCATGTGATGGAAaagaaatcatcatcatctgctaCGACAACTATGCCTTTTCTGATGACTTCGATACACCATCTGTGAATCAGTTACGACTGCTTCGTTTTAAGGCCATGACCATCATCCACTTCCTTCTGGGTTTTGCTGTCCCCTTCACTGTCATTGTCTCCTGTTATGCTGTGATAATCCATCGTCTCAGGAGGAACCGCACCAGGGCCAGCCGCTCAAGTCGCCCCTTTAAGATCATCGCTGCCGTTatcactgtttttttcctgtgctgGGCTCCCTTTTACATCATGACTCTAATTGAGTTGTGGTATCACATTGGTAATATGTCAAGTGGAGTATTAGAACTTGTCGTCACTATCGGGGTCCCTTTAGCCACCAGCCTGGCCTATCTTAACAGTTGCCTGAATCCACTGCTATATGTCTTCATGGGCCAAGATTTCAAGGATAAAGTTCGCAAATCCATCCTGAATGTATTTGAGACTGCTTTCCGGGAGGAGGTTTCCCACTCGCACACTGACACAAAGTCAGTGGACACCAGTCGGAGACTTGACGAGTCAGTTCTTAATACTCAAGTATAAGGTTGTGACATGAATAAACAATTACTGAAACAATAATATTGACATAAGTgtaaatgtatatacagtactagtcaaaagtttggacatacttCCTCATTCAACTGAATAGGAAggtgtatccaaacttttgactggtactgtatcaaattccttttttatttcttttattgtctttataaaAGGACTTAGATTCCCAAATTGAAAAATTGGAACCTGTTGAAGTTTGATTAATGTCAATTTTATGATTAGCAAGCTGATTAGGTCAAGCAAAGTGTACTAGATCTTAACTCCACTTACAGTATTAACAATCTGGTTGAAGGGACTGATGGTAATATTGTACAATAAGGTAGCAGCTTCATAGTTAACTTGGGTTAGGTGTCCATTATTCCTTAACCTCAAGACAATATAAAACCACAGATAAATGGAATGGcccatttattttatgtatggCTGTGGATATGAATATTGTGACATGTACCATGAACCATGAATGATTGTTATTGCAATACTtgctcatcattatttttacattgtcaaaatattattttcgACTTGGCTTGTGCCTGGAATCTCTTTCTCTAGTATTGTACACTGATATATATGGTGGATACAGATATTATAACCCACGCCACTCATCTAATGCAACACCTCATGACgatttttaaagaataaacttCAAGTGTTTGTTGTAGTTATAGGGCCAAGGTTAAAGAGGAAATCGTGGTTGTGGTTTATCTTTCACCTTTAGTTCAGGGGCACTGTGCTCAAGCTTTCTTCCCTTTATCACCTCATGATAATTTACCATAACTACCGAGCTGTCAATCATAAGACatactttttgttgttgattgttctttttcattttatgttagaCTTTCTTCATAATATTAATTGACCAGCAGAGGGAACTGTTTTACATTGCAGGTGCCTCTTAGATCATGGACATAGATGTAGATCAAGCACAGCAAGCATCAGACTTCTGAAGTGTTTTCCAGTCATCATCACTCATTTGTGattatgtataaatatgttGGGCAGTTCTTTTATCTCAAAGTCGGTTATTATCAGTAGCTTTTATATCATGTGCTATCACTCTGATAAGCTCAGTTGGATAACATTCATGatgaatttgttcattttatttgtaaaataatttagACATCAAAGTAAATTTATAATaaattttttcaaaatgaaaaacaagatcCTTTAACAATATAATTTTAATGGTTTACACAAAGTATATTTGTAATCCTCTGTAACTGCATATCAGctttatgttgtgtttgaattaaagagagAAGTCAACTAGAACTGTGAGTGGATTGTGGAAACATTTTTGCTTAGGCAACACTGTGGAAGTGGATTcaattagatagatagatagatagatagatagatagatagatagatagatagatagatagatggatagatagatagatagatagatagatggatagatggatagatagatagatggatagatagatagatagatagatagatagatagatggatagatggatagatagatagatacagtTTGCTCAGTGTGCCTCTCCACCACAGATCTTAACGGGTCCAATCTCCTGCCCAGCACTTAGCCCGCTTTTTTGACCAGCTTGTCTAATTGCTTGGTGTTCTTGTCTGTAAGGCTGCCTCCCCAgcacactgcagaaaaaaagactgCACTGGCCACCACCGTGTGGTAGAACATGGTCatcatttccacacacacatcaaaggaCCTCAGTGTCCGCAGAAAGAACAGGTGGCTCTGCCCCTTCCTGTAGAGGGCATCGGTGTTAGAGGACCAGTCCAGCTTGTCATCCACAAGGACCCCTAGATATTTGTAGGTGTGCACCACTTCAATGTGATTTTCACTGGCTCCAGAGGGGGCTTAGACCTGCGGAAACTCACGatcatttcctttgtttttgaggTGTTCAGTTGAAGGCGGTTTTTTCGACTCCAGTCACTGAAGGCTGTTATTAGATCCC from Thunnus maccoyii chromosome 19, fThuMac1.1, whole genome shotgun sequence includes these protein-coding regions:
- the LOC121885753 gene encoding chemokine-like receptor 1, translating into MMDMTATPSIDTNVCEENGSFNNTYAGLKKSLNIMSVVIYSLDFILGVLGNGVVIWVTGFKMKKKVNTVWILNLAVADFLFTAFLPFNVIYTAFGFHWPFGKFMCKLDNTVRFLNMFVSVYILVVISMDRYVSVVWPVWAQNHRSVCKASCVSLGVWVLGLILSLPSFIFRDIVRSCDGKEIIIICYDNYAFSDDFDTPSVNQLRLLRFKAMTIIHFLLGFAVPFTVIVSCYAVIIHRLRRNRTRASRSSRPFKIIAAVITVFFLCWAPFYIMTLIELWYHIGNMSSGVLELVVTIGVPLATSLAYLNSCLNPLLYVFMGQDFKDKVRKSILNVFETAFREEVSHSHTDTKSVDTSRRLDESVLNTQV